In Sedimentibacter sp. MB31-C6, one genomic interval encodes:
- the mnmG gene encoding tRNA uridine-5-carboxymethylaminomethyl(34) synthesis enzyme MnmG, which yields MEVTVREFLAEEFDIVVVGAGHAGCEAALAASRLGMKTLMLTMTLDSIAMMPCNPNIGGTAKGHLVREIDALGGEMALNIDKTMIQCKMLNISKGPAVHSLRAQADKNKYHTEMKKVIENQERLSLKQEEATKVTVNSDGSFNISTKFGAIYKAKAVIITSGTYLKGRVYIGELNYSSGPNGLSPANELSDSLVDLGISLRKFKTGTPARVHSDSINYDKVEIQTGDNEIIPFSFMTDEININQVPCYISYTTQKTHEIIRENLDRSPLYEGVIKSIGPRYCPSIEDKVVKFSDKERHQLFIEPEGLDTKEMYIQGMSSSLPYEVQIEMYRTMIGLENSEIMRPAYAIEYDCIDPTQLKRSLEMRNINNLFFAGQVNGSSGYEEAAAQGLIAGINAVMSLKGREPLVLDRSEAYIGVLIDDLVTKGTNEPYRMMTSRAEYRLILRQDNADDRLTDKGYKIGLVTEERYSRFRNKKQKINEELDRIKNVKITPKSEVNEYLESIKSVPLKMPASLYELLRRPEINYENTINLDKDRPEMKKEIKDYVETVIKYEGYIGKQIRQIEQFKKLENKIIHENIDYKNISGLRLEASQKLDKIRPESIGQASRISGVSPSDINVLLIYLEQRRRKKQSLRKEGESY from the coding sequence ATGGAAGTTACAGTAAGAGAATTTCTTGCAGAAGAGTTTGACATAGTTGTTGTAGGTGCAGGTCATGCAGGCTGTGAAGCTGCTTTGGCGGCGTCAAGACTTGGCATGAAAACCCTTATGCTTACAATGACTTTAGATTCAATAGCAATGATGCCATGTAATCCTAATATAGGTGGAACTGCTAAGGGACATTTAGTAAGAGAAATTGATGCCCTTGGGGGAGAAATGGCTTTAAATATAGATAAAACTATGATACAATGTAAGATGTTAAACATATCGAAAGGTCCTGCAGTACATTCTTTAAGGGCACAAGCAGATAAAAATAAGTATCATACTGAAATGAAAAAAGTAATTGAAAATCAAGAAAGATTATCCCTTAAACAAGAAGAAGCGACAAAGGTAACTGTTAATTCAGATGGAAGCTTTAATATAAGTACTAAATTTGGTGCAATATATAAGGCAAAAGCTGTTATAATTACTTCAGGGACTTATCTTAAGGGAAGAGTATATATAGGTGAATTAAATTATTCTTCTGGTCCTAATGGATTATCACCTGCAAATGAATTATCTGACTCACTTGTGGATTTGGGAATAAGTTTACGTAAATTTAAAACTGGTACACCAGCCAGAGTTCATTCAGATTCAATAAATTATGATAAGGTTGAAATTCAGACAGGGGATAATGAAATAATTCCATTTTCATTTATGACCGATGAAATTAATATAAATCAAGTACCATGCTATATTTCATATACAACACAAAAAACTCACGAAATAATTCGAGAAAATTTAGATAGATCTCCACTATATGAAGGAGTAATTAAAAGTATAGGACCAAGATATTGTCCTTCAATAGAAGATAAAGTTGTTAAATTTTCAGATAAAGAAAGACATCAACTTTTTATAGAGCCTGAAGGCTTGGATACTAAAGAGATGTATATTCAAGGTATGTCTTCATCTCTACCTTATGAAGTACAAATTGAAATGTATAGAACAATGATTGGTTTGGAAAATTCTGAAATTATGCGTCCGGCATATGCTATAGAATATGATTGTATAGATCCTACACAGTTAAAAAGAAGCCTTGAAATGAGAAATATTAATAACTTATTTTTTGCTGGGCAAGTAAATGGTAGTTCTGGATATGAAGAAGCTGCAGCTCAAGGATTAATTGCTGGTATAAACGCAGTGATGAGTTTGAAGGGCAGAGAACCATTAGTATTAGACAGGTCTGAGGCATATATTGGAGTTTTGATAGATGATTTGGTTACAAAAGGAACAAATGAACCATATCGTATGATGACTTCAAGAGCGGAATACAGATTGATTTTAAGACAAGATAATGCCGATGATAGATTAACTGATAAAGGTTATAAAATAGGGCTTGTAACTGAAGAAAGATATAGTAGGTTTAGGAACAAAAAACAAAAAATAAATGAAGAATTAGATAGAATAAAGAATGTTAAGATTACTCCTAAATCAGAGGTAAATGAATATTTAGAAAGTATAAAAAGTGTTCCTTTAAAAATGCCAGCAAGTTTGTATGAGTTACTAAGAAGACCTGAAATTAATTATGAAAATACAATTAATTTAGATAAAGATAGACCAGAAATGAAGAAAGAAATAAAAGATTATGTTGAAACTGTAATTAAATATGAAGGATATATAGGTAAACAAATTAGACAAATTGAACAATTTAAGAAACTTGAAAATAAAATAATTCATGAAAATATAGATTATAAAAATATTAGTGGTCTTAGGTTAGAAGCAAGTCAAAAACTTGATAAAATAAGACCTGAATCAATTGGCCAAGCTTCTAGAATATCAGGTGTATCACCATCAGATATTAATGTTTTACTAATTTATCTTGAGCAAAGAAGAAGAAAAAAACAAAGCTTAAGAAAAGAAGGTGAGTCTTATTAA
- the rsmG gene encoding 16S rRNA (guanine(527)-N(7))-methyltransferase RsmG gives MSLIKILEEGFKELDLIYNRDIEEKFIKYKDLLKEWNQKINITAIDNDKDIYVKHFIDSILLLDENSSIEEKNLIDVGTGGGFPGLPLKIVNNNFHITLLDSLRKRIDFLLIVVQNLNLQGVDLIHGRAEDFGRDKKYRENFDICVSRAVAPLNVLSEYCLPFVKIGGYFASYKSENISQEIIDSSSAIRKLGGIIKETREIKLPGTDIIRKIVIIEKIENTHKNYPRKAGKPSKDPLI, from the coding sequence GTGAGTCTTATTAAGATATTAGAAGAAGGTTTTAAAGAGCTTGATTTAATATATAATAGAGATATTGAGGAAAAATTTATAAAATACAAGGATTTATTAAAAGAATGGAATCAAAAAATTAATATTACTGCTATAGATAATGATAAAGATATTTATGTTAAGCATTTTATAGATAGCATTCTTTTATTAGATGAAAATAGTTCAATTGAAGAGAAAAATCTTATTGATGTTGGTACAGGAGGAGGTTTTCCAGGACTTCCTCTAAAGATTGTAAATAATAATTTCCATATAACCCTGTTAGACAGTTTAAGGAAAAGAATTGATTTTTTGTTAATTGTTGTTCAAAATCTCAATTTACAAGGTGTAGATTTAATTCATGGTAGAGCCGAAGATTTTGGCAGGGATAAAAAATATAGAGAAAACTTTGACATATGTGTATCTCGGGCAGTTGCTCCTTTAAATGTATTAAGTGAATATTGTTTACCTTTTGTAAAAATTGGGGGCTATTTTGCTTCTTATAAAAGTGAGAATATTTCCCAGGAAATAATTGATTCAAGTAGTGCAATAAGAAAATTAGGTGGTATAATAAAAGAAACTCGAGAAATAAAATTGCCAGGGACCGATATAATTAGAAAAATAGTTATCATAGAAAAAATTGAAAACACTCATAAGAATTATCCAAGAAAAGCAGGGAAGCCTAGTAAAGATCCGTTAATATAA
- the noc gene encoding nucleoid occlusion protein, translating to MIKNIVNIDINKIIPNKNQPRKIFDNKALEELSQSIKNYGIIQPITVRKIYDDIYEIIAGERRLKAAKLLEMEIIPAVVIEVKEEESAAMALIENLQREDLDFIEEAMAYQRLIEDFEINQTQLAEKLGKSQSTIANKMRILKLPVSVKQKIREGGLSERHARALLKVEDEELLLNIVDKVIKKDLNVSATEKLVKSLIEDVNYKRMKDKRYVRNFINYKIYINTIKNAYNEIIKTGVEAKFEQKESEEYIELKVRIPKKSYKG from the coding sequence TTGATAAAAAATATTGTTAATATTGATATTAACAAAATAATTCCTAATAAAAATCAACCTAGGAAAATATTTGATAATAAAGCACTAGAAGAATTAAGCCAGTCAATTAAAAATTATGGAATTATACAACCTATTACAGTAAGAAAAATATATGACGATATTTACGAAATAATAGCAGGAGAAAGACGTTTGAAAGCTGCTAAATTATTAGAGATGGAAATAATTCCTGCTGTAGTTATTGAAGTAAAAGAAGAAGAATCTGCTGCAATGGCTTTGATTGAAAACTTACAGAGAGAAGATTTGGATTTTATAGAAGAAGCAATGGCTTATCAAAGGTTGATTGAAGATTTTGAAATTAATCAAACCCAATTGGCTGAAAAACTTGGCAAATCTCAATCTACTATTGCAAATAAAATGAGAATATTAAAGCTTCCAGTAAGTGTTAAACAAAAAATTAGAGAAGGCGGATTAAGTGAACGTCATGCCAGAGCACTTTTAAAGGTTGAAGATGAAGAGTTATTACTAAATATAGTTGATAAAGTTATTAAGAAAGATTTAAATGTCAGTGCTACAGAAAAACTTGTAAAGTCACTTATTGAAGATGTAAATTATAAAAGAATGAAGGACAAGCGTTATGTCAGAAATTTTATAAATTATAAAATATATATAAATACAATTAAGAATGCTTATAATGAAATTATAAAAACAGGTGTAGAAGCAAAATTCGAACAAAAAGAATCAGAAGAATATATAGAACTAAAAGTGAGAATACCGAAAAAATCATATAAGGGATGA
- a CDS encoding ParA family protein, producing MSKIISIFNQKGGVGKTTTNVNLCAALALKGKRILSIDVDPQGNSTSGFGIEKNELEYSIYDVLIENYDINKVICKTEIENLDLIPSNIQLAGAEIELTKTKFREKTLREKINLIDNKYDYIIIDCPPSLGLLSLNALTASKTVLIPIQCEYYSLEGVSQLIDTVGIVKRSLNPKLEIEGVLLNMFDGRTNLSIQVVEEVKRYFKDKVYRTVIPRSVRLAEAPSFGQPIMLYDNKSKGSEAYLKLSDEIIKNN from the coding sequence ATGTCTAAGATAATAAGCATATTCAATCAAAAAGGTGGAGTAGGTAAAACAACAACAAATGTAAATTTATGTGCAGCTCTAGCTTTAAAAGGTAAAAGAATATTGAGCATTGATGTTGATCCTCAAGGTAATTCTACTAGTGGATTTGGTATTGAAAAAAATGAACTTGAGTATTCAATTTATGATGTCTTAATAGAGAATTACGATATAAATAAAGTTATCTGTAAGACAGAAATAGAAAATTTAGATTTAATTCCATCAAATATTCAACTTGCGGGTGCGGAGATAGAGTTAACGAAAACCAAGTTCAGAGAAAAGACGTTAAGAGAAAAAATTAATTTAATAGACAATAAATATGATTATATTATAATTGATTGTCCGCCATCGTTAGGCTTATTATCTTTAAATGCACTTACTGCTTCAAAAACAGTTTTAATTCCTATTCAATGCGAATACTATTCTTTAGAAGGAGTAAGCCAGCTTATAGATACTGTAGGAATAGTAAAAAGAAGTTTAAATCCTAAGCTTGAGATAGAAGGTGTTTTACTCAATATGTTTGATGGAAGAACAAACTTGTCTATTCAAGTAGTCGAAGAAGTAAAAAGATATTTCAAAGATAAGGTTTATAGAACGGTAATTCCTAGAAGTGTTCGTCTTGCAGAAGCACCAAGTTTTGGTCAACCTATTATGCTTTATGATAACAAGTCAAAAGGAAGTGAAGCATATTTAAAGCTTTCTGATGAAATAATCAAGAATAATTAA
- a CDS encoding ParB/RepB/Spo0J family partition protein: MAIKRKALGKGLSALIPEDLEKQDNQRIEDIDTSLIRPNPNQPRKVFENEKLEELTDSIKKYGVIQPIIVRKDGNLYTIIAGERRWRACKNANISSIPCIVRDIENKNASEIALIENIQREDLNPIDEANAYEYIIERYGITQEEVSSIVGKSRVYVTNIARLIKLDKYVQNKIITNQISAGHGRAILSLDSERQIELTNRIIKENLSVRDVEKLVRDSKKVKKKKKIVEKDKYLCYIEEMLTERFSTRVNVKNKKSKGKIEIEYTNNEDLNRILDLLNIEE, encoded by the coding sequence ATGGCTATTAAAAGAAAAGCCTTGGGCAAGGGTTTATCAGCATTAATACCAGAAGATTTAGAAAAGCAAGATAATCAAAGGATTGAAGATATAGATACTAGTTTAATACGTCCTAACCCAAATCAACCTCGTAAGGTATTTGAGAATGAAAAATTAGAAGAGCTTACAGATTCCATAAAAAAGTATGGGGTAATACAACCTATAATTGTTAGAAAAGATGGTAATTTATATACTATAATAGCTGGGGAAAGAAGATGGAGAGCCTGTAAGAATGCTAATATCAGTAGTATTCCATGTATTGTCAGAGATATAGAAAATAAAAATGCTTCTGAAATAGCATTGATAGAGAATATACAAAGGGAAGATTTAAACCCTATAGATGAAGCTAATGCTTATGAATATATAATTGAGCGTTATGGGATAACTCAGGAAGAGGTTTCAAGCATAGTAGGTAAGTCTAGAGTGTATGTTACTAATATTGCTAGATTAATTAAACTTGATAAATATGTACAAAATAAAATTATTACAAATCAAATTTCAGCTGGTCATGGAAGAGCTATTTTAAGCTTGGATTCAGAAAGACAAATAGAATTAACTAATAGAATAATAAAAGAGAATTTAAGTGTTAGAGATGTTGAAAAACTTGTTAGAGATTCAAAAAAAGTAAAGAAAAAAAAGAAAATAGTAGAAAAAGATAAATATTTATGTTATATAGAAGAAATGTTAACTGAAAGGTTTTCTACAAGAGTTAATGTAAAAAACAAAAAAAGTAAGGGAAAGATAGAAATTGAATATACAAATAATGAAGATTTAAATAGAATTTTAGACTTATTAAATATTGAAGAATGA
- the nuoE gene encoding NADH-quinone oxidoreductase subunit NuoE — translation MQKQLNVIAREKDFLALKEYIKATKDNQGVLMQTLHKAQQIFGYLPIEVQKFISYELDIPLAEVYGVATFYTQFSIDPKGKHKIGVCLGTACYVKGSQLVLDKLSKELNIKVGGTTEDNLFTLEATRCLGCCGLAPVMMIDDEVYGKLDPKKIPEILSKYME, via the coding sequence GTGCAAAAACAACTAAACGTAATAGCTAGGGAAAAGGATTTTTTAGCTTTAAAGGAGTATATTAAAGCGACTAAAGATAATCAAGGTGTTTTAATGCAAACGTTACACAAAGCACAACAAATCTTTGGATATCTACCTATTGAAGTTCAAAAATTCATATCCTATGAATTGGATATACCCTTAGCAGAAGTTTATGGAGTGGCAACTTTTTACACACAATTTTCTATAGACCCAAAAGGCAAACATAAAATTGGCGTTTGTTTAGGAACAGCTTGTTATGTAAAAGGTTCTCAATTAGTATTGGACAAGTTATCAAAGGAATTAAATATTAAGGTTGGAGGAACAACAGAAGATAATTTATTTACTCTTGAGGCTACTAGGTGCTTAGGTTGTTGTGGATTAGCCCCTGTAATGATGATTGATGATGAAGTATATGGAAAGTTAGACCCTAAGAAGATACCTGAAATTTTATCAAAATATATGGAATAG
- a CDS encoding (2Fe-2S) ferredoxin domain-containing protein codes for MKSLEELRKLREDSIKNIEMRNTDKDIRIVVGMATCGISAGARPVLSTLVEEVAKRNLNNVQVVQTGCIGMCTYEPIVEIYTPNNEKVTYIHVDSEKAKRIVLEHIVNGNVINEYTIGSVK; via the coding sequence ATGAAATCATTAGAGGAATTAAGAAAATTAAGAGAAGATTCAATAAAAAATATTGAAATGCGTAATACAGATAAGGATATAAGGATAGTAGTTGGTATGGCTACTTGCGGGATATCAGCTGGTGCAAGGCCAGTATTAAGTACGCTTGTAGAAGAAGTTGCAAAAAGAAATTTAAACAATGTGCAAGTAGTTCAGACTGGATGTATAGGAATGTGCACATATGAACCTATTGTAGAAATTTATACTCCAAATAATGAAAAGGTTACATATATTCACGTAGATAGTGAAAAAGCTAAGAGAATTGTTTTAGAGCACATTGTTAATGGTAACGTAATTAATGAATATACAATAGGATCAGTAAAGTAA
- the nuoF gene encoding NADH-quinone oxidoreductase subunit NuoF: MKIFRSHVLVCGGTGCTSSKSDLIKKRFEEKIKEVNLDDEIQVIATGCFGLCEVGPVVIIYPEGSFYARMTVDRVDEIVEEHLLKGRIVKKYLFEESTKDDIIKSLGDVDFYKKQKRVALRNCGVINPENINEYIARDGYMALGKVLTEMSSEEVIKLIKDSGLKGRGGAGFSTGMKWSFAAPNESDQKYVICNADEGDPGAFMDRSVLEGDPHSVLEAMAIAGYAIGATKGFIYVRAEYPIAVHRLEIAIKQARELGLLGSKLFETDFDFDVEIRLGAGAFVCGEETALMQSIEGKRGMSRNKPPFPANKGLWGKPTIINNVETLANVPQIIIKGPEWFKSFGTAKSPGTKVFALGGKINNTGLVEVPMGTTLREVIYDIGGGCPNGKEFKAVQTGGPSGGCLTKDHLDTQIDYENLVALGSMMGSGGMIVMDEDNCMVDIARFFLDFTVDESCGKCTPCREGTKRMLEILDKITEGKGTMEDLDKLEKLAINIKETSLCGLGQTAPNPVLSTLKYFRDEYEAHVIDKRCPAGVCQSLLRYIITMNCKGCTKCARVCPVGAIEGKVKEVHIINQDKCIKCGACMDACSFHAIIKK, translated from the coding sequence ATGAAGATTTTCAGGTCTCATGTTTTAGTATGTGGAGGGACTGGATGTACTTCTTCTAAATCTGATTTAATTAAGAAAAGATTTGAAGAAAAAATAAAAGAAGTAAATCTGGACGATGAAATTCAAGTTATTGCTACAGGATGTTTTGGTTTATGTGAAGTAGGACCAGTCGTTATTATATATCCAGAAGGATCATTTTATGCAAGAATGACTGTTGATAGAGTTGATGAAATAGTAGAAGAACATTTGCTTAAAGGTAGAATAGTAAAGAAATACTTATTTGAAGAAAGTACTAAAGATGACATAATAAAATCTCTTGGTGATGTCGATTTTTATAAAAAACAAAAAAGGGTAGCTTTAAGAAACTGTGGTGTAATTAATCCTGAAAATATTAATGAATATATTGCCAGAGATGGTTATATGGCTTTAGGAAAAGTTTTAACTGAAATGTCTTCAGAGGAAGTAATTAAATTAATAAAGGATTCAGGTTTAAAAGGAAGAGGAGGAGCTGGTTTCTCTACAGGAATGAAGTGGAGTTTTGCAGCACCTAATGAATCGGATCAGAAGTATGTAATTTGTAATGCAGATGAAGGAGATCCAGGTGCTTTTATGGATAGAAGTGTACTTGAAGGAGATCCTCACTCCGTTTTAGAAGCTATGGCTATTGCAGGTTATGCAATAGGTGCAACTAAGGGATTTATATATGTAAGAGCTGAGTATCCTATAGCAGTGCATAGATTAGAAATTGCAATTAAACAAGCTAGGGAGTTAGGGTTATTAGGTAGTAAATTATTTGAAACGGATTTTGATTTTGATGTTGAAATAAGACTTGGTGCAGGAGCATTTGTTTGTGGAGAGGAAACTGCATTAATGCAATCTATAGAAGGAAAGAGAGGCATGTCTCGTAACAAACCACCATTTCCTGCTAATAAAGGACTTTGGGGTAAGCCTACTATTATTAATAATGTTGAAACTTTAGCTAATGTACCACAAATAATTATTAAAGGGCCAGAATGGTTTAAAAGTTTTGGTACTGCAAAATCACCGGGAACTAAGGTATTTGCACTAGGTGGTAAAATTAATAATACGGGGTTAGTTGAAGTTCCAATGGGGACGACTTTAAGAGAAGTAATTTATGATATTGGCGGAGGCTGTCCTAATGGTAAAGAGTTTAAAGCAGTACAAACTGGAGGACCATCAGGTGGGTGTTTAACAAAAGATCATTTAGATACTCAAATTGACTATGAGAATTTAGTAGCCTTAGGTTCAATGATGGGTTCAGGTGGAATGATAGTAATGGATGAAGATAATTGTATGGTTGATATTGCAAGATTCTTTTTAGACTTTACTGTTGATGAATCATGTGGTAAATGTACGCCTTGTAGAGAAGGTACAAAGAGAATGCTAGAAATTTTAGATAAAATTACTGAAGGCAAAGGTACAATGGAGGATTTAGACAAACTTGAGAAATTGGCAATTAATATAAAAGAAACTTCTCTTTGTGGGCTTGGCCAAACAGCACCAAATCCAGTATTATCAACATTAAAATACTTTAGAGATGAATATGAAGCACATGTAATTGATAAAAGATGTCCAGCAGGTGTATGTCAGTCTCTATTAAGATATATTATAACTATGAACTGTAAAGGATGTACAAAGTGTGCAAGAGTATGTCCTGTAGGTGCAATTGAAGGTAAAGTAAAGGAAGTTCATATAATTAATCAGGATAAATGTATAAAATGTGGTGCTTGTATGGATGCTTGTAGTTTCCATGCTATTATTAAAAAGTAG
- a CDS encoding NADH-dependent [FeFe] hydrogenase, group A6, with the protein MERVNLTINGLKINVPKEYTVLLAAREAGIDIPTLCYLKDINEVAACRVCVVEVDINGVPMRNLPASCVLQVQEGMNVRTNTARVRNAIKMNVELILANHNRECLTCLRNGTCELQKLCNELGIEEIEYQGEKREAKIDKLSHSIVRDTTKCILCGRCVSTCKNVQEIGILDFTKRGFNTEVAPAFDYSMKDVPCVYCGQCINACPVAALRERTYIDDVWDVIDDPKKYVVVQTAPAVRASLGEEFGYPVGTDITGKMVAALKRLGFDKVFDTNFSADLTIMEEGTELLNRVKNGGKLPMITSCSPGWIRFCEINYPEFLENLSTCKSPQQMFGAILKTYYAEKAGIDPKDIVCVSVMPCTSKKTEANRPEMEVDGIRDVDISLTTRELGDMIKQGRIDFTKLPDEHPDNILGEYSGAGAIFGATGGVMEAALRTVADILTGKDLKEIDYQVVRGLDGVKEASVILPIDGKETEVKVAVAHGTSNAAKVLEAVKSGEKEYHFIEIMACPGGCVHGGGQSHVSAKSRLDINPKMSRANALYELDKSLPLRKSHKNPEVVKLYEEYLKEPNSHLSHKLLHTQYKKIEVYQVDQQEELDRLFEKLK; encoded by the coding sequence TTGGAAAGAGTTAATTTAACTATTAATGGTTTAAAAATAAATGTACCGAAAGAATATACAGTATTGTTAGCAGCAAGAGAAGCCGGAATAGATATACCTACACTTTGCTATTTAAAAGATATAAATGAAGTAGCAGCTTGTAGAGTTTGTGTTGTTGAAGTTGATATAAATGGTGTTCCAATGAGAAATTTACCTGCTTCATGTGTACTGCAGGTTCAAGAAGGTATGAACGTAAGAACAAATACAGCAAGAGTAAGAAACGCAATTAAAATGAACGTAGAGTTAATTTTGGCAAACCATAATAGAGAATGTTTAACATGTTTAAGAAATGGTACTTGCGAATTACAAAAACTCTGTAATGAACTTGGTATAGAAGAAATCGAATATCAAGGAGAAAAAAGAGAAGCAAAAATAGATAAGTTATCTCATTCTATAGTAAGAGATACTACTAAATGTATATTATGCGGAAGATGTGTTAGTACATGTAAAAATGTTCAGGAAATAGGTATTTTAGATTTTACAAAGAGAGGATTTAATACAGAGGTAGCACCTGCTTTCGATTATAGTATGAAAGATGTACCTTGTGTTTATTGTGGTCAGTGTATAAATGCATGTCCTGTTGCTGCACTTAGGGAAAGAACATATATAGATGACGTTTGGGATGTAATTGATGATCCAAAGAAATATGTTGTTGTACAAACAGCTCCAGCTGTTAGAGCATCACTAGGAGAAGAATTTGGGTATCCTGTTGGGACAGATATTACAGGAAAAATGGTTGCTGCATTAAAAAGGCTTGGATTTGATAAAGTGTTTGATACAAACTTCTCAGCTGATTTAACAATAATGGAAGAAGGAACGGAGCTTTTAAACAGAGTAAAAAATGGTGGAAAGTTACCTATGATTACTTCTTGTTCCCCAGGATGGATTAGATTCTGTGAAATAAATTATCCTGAATTTTTAGAAAATCTTTCTACATGCAAGTCTCCGCAGCAGATGTTTGGTGCAATATTAAAGACATACTATGCAGAAAAAGCTGGCATTGATCCTAAGGATATAGTTTGTGTATCAGTTATGCCTTGTACTTCTAAGAAAACAGAAGCTAACAGACCTGAAATGGAGGTAGATGGCATAAGGGATGTTGATATATCATTAACTACTAGAGAACTTGGTGATATGATAAAACAAGGAAGAATTGATTTTACAAAATTGCCTGATGAGCATCCTGACAATATTTTAGGTGAGTATTCTGGCGCAGGGGCAATATTCGGAGCTACTGGTGGAGTTATGGAAGCTGCTCTTAGAACAGTTGCAGATATTTTAACAGGTAAGGATTTAAAAGAAATTGATTATCAAGTTGTAAGAGGTTTAGACGGTGTAAAAGAAGCTTCGGTTATTTTACCTATAGATGGAAAGGAAACAGAGGTGAAGGTTGCTGTAGCTCATGGAACATCAAATGCAGCTAAAGTTTTAGAAGCAGTAAAATCTGGCGAAAAAGAATATCACTTTATTGAGATTATGGCTTGTCCAGGAGGCTGTGTACATGGAGGAGGTCAATCTCATGTATCAGCTAAATCAAGATTAGATATTAATCCAAAAATGAGCAGAGCAAATGCTCTTTATGAGCTTGATAAATCACTACCTCTTAGAAAATCTCATAAAAATCCTGAAGTTGTGAAACTTTATGAAGAATATTTGAAAGAACCAAATAGTCACTTATCACATAAACTTCTTCATACTCAATATAAAAAAATTGAAGTATATCAAGTTGATCAACAAGAGGAATTAGATAGATTATTTGAGAAACTTAAATAG
- a CDS encoding HAD family hydrolase, producing the protein MFKAAIFDLDGTLLDSVKDLENACNFALSKFNLPYVDSQNYKLLLGNGRYYMVKSIVEKYFSINKEEIINQFLNYFNTYYKEHMLDNTKPFNEIIELLEELEKNNIVTAILSNKPDDFTKTLVDNIFKNKVKVTYGLRDGYKAKPNPDTLLDIIDMIKLKKSDCVYIGDTEIDISTARNANIKSIGVLWGYRSKSLLKQEGADYIASSVKELKDIIINN; encoded by the coding sequence ATGTTTAAGGCTGCTATATTTGATTTAGATGGTACTTTACTGGACTCTGTAAAGGACCTTGAAAATGCTTGCAATTTTGCATTATCAAAATTTAACTTACCATATGTTGATTCACAAAACTACAAATTACTTCTTGGTAATGGAAGATATTATATGGTAAAAAGTATAGTTGAAAAATACTTCAGCATAAATAAAGAAGAAATTATTAATCAATTTTTAAATTATTTTAATACTTATTATAAAGAACATATGCTTGATAATACAAAGCCTTTTAACGAAATTATTGAACTTTTAGAAGAATTGGAAAAAAATAATATTGTTACAGCTATATTATCTAATAAACCAGATGACTTTACAAAAACTTTAGTAGATAATATTTTTAAGAACAAAGTAAAGGTAACATATGGTCTTAGAGATGGTTATAAAGCAAAACCTAATCCAGATACTTTATTAGATATAATTGATATGATAAAGCTGAAAAAAAGTGATTGTGTTTATATTGGTGATACGGAAATAGACATTAGTACGGCTAGAAACGCCAATATTAAATCAATTGGAGTTTTATGGGGTTATAGATCGAAATCTCTTTTAAAACAGGAAGGAGCAGATTATATCGCCTCTTCTGTAAAGGAACTTAAAGATATAATTATTAATAATTAA